A single genomic interval of Noviherbaspirillum saxi harbors:
- a CDS encoding phenylacetate--CoA ligase family protein: protein MRANAPQELDDNSLFDREFETLSPDDLRKYQETRWASQWEYVKKHSRFYQTKLAQYIDRDISLDDLQDLPLTEKDELRISQEADYPFGNYIACPEERVARMHRTSGTTGRPLILSNSQKDAEKVAHVGARSMWAAGLRPRDRVVHCLNYCMWTGGFTDHTILEASGATVLPFGVGNTTQLIQSIKDLGITAISCTPSYPAMLEKVLRDHFPGLSPRDLGLRLGLFGGEGGLDNPAFREAMEEKWGFKVRNANFGLSEVLSILGGQTSWTNDLLFHAGDVIFAEILDPESGKRLPINEGTVGELVCTHLAKECQPLIRYRTRDIVTVTGADAGPDGRTAWRFRVTGRTDDMFNVRGINVFPSAVRAAVEALPQYSSGQFRIVLRGPGPYDRIDVKVEAAQLLSSGDWNGAREALEREIQRRIGSTAVVEMIPFEGLPRTDGKTKWVEQVEV from the coding sequence ATGCGCGCAAATGCACCGCAGGAATTAGACGACAACTCACTCTTTGATCGTGAATTCGAGACGCTGTCGCCTGACGACCTGAGAAAATATCAAGAGACACGTTGGGCGTCGCAATGGGAATACGTCAAAAAGCATTCTCGTTTCTATCAAACTAAGCTAGCTCAATATATTGATCGGGATATCTCCTTAGATGATCTTCAAGATCTTCCGCTTACCGAAAAAGATGAACTTCGAATAAGCCAGGAAGCGGACTATCCCTTCGGCAATTACATTGCCTGCCCCGAGGAACGCGTTGCCCGTATGCACCGTACGTCGGGGACTACTGGACGGCCTTTGATTCTGTCAAATTCCCAGAAGGATGCGGAAAAAGTCGCTCACGTCGGGGCGCGTTCCATGTGGGCCGCGGGCCTCCGACCTCGGGATCGCGTTGTTCACTGTCTTAACTATTGCATGTGGACTGGGGGTTTCACAGATCATACGATTCTAGAAGCGTCAGGCGCGACCGTATTACCTTTCGGGGTCGGAAACACGACGCAACTGATTCAGTCGATTAAAGATCTTGGCATAACGGCCATCTCGTGTACACCGTCCTATCCCGCAATGCTGGAAAAAGTGCTTCGTGACCACTTTCCCGGCCTTAGTCCAAGAGATCTAGGGCTTCGGCTCGGCTTGTTTGGAGGGGAAGGCGGGCTCGATAACCCAGCTTTTCGCGAAGCAATGGAAGAAAAGTGGGGCTTTAAAGTTCGCAATGCTAACTTCGGCCTGTCGGAGGTGCTTAGTATTCTGGGCGGGCAAACTAGCTGGACAAATGATCTCCTGTTTCACGCAGGCGATGTCATCTTTGCTGAGATTCTCGATCCCGAAAGCGGAAAACGATTGCCTATCAACGAGGGTACGGTAGGCGAACTTGTCTGCACTCACCTAGCGAAAGAATGCCAACCCTTAATTCGTTATAGGACAAGAGATATCGTTACGGTTACCGGAGCCGATGCTGGCCCCGACGGACGGACGGCGTGGCGCTTTAGAGTTACAGGAAGGACTGATGACATGTTCAATGTGCGGGGTATTAATGTCTTCCCGAGTGCCGTACGCGCCGCTGTCGAGGCACTCCCGCAGTATAGCTCAGGCCAATTTCGAATCGTCCTCCGTGGACCTGGCCCGTACGATCGTATCGATGTAAAAGTGGAGGCTGCTCAACTCCTATCATCAGGTGATTGGAATGGCGCGCGCGAGGCACTCGAACGTGAAATACAACGGCGAATTGGATCGACTGCAGTGGTGGAGATGATTCCATTCGAAGGATTGCCTCGAACCGACGGAAAAACCAAATGGGTAGAACAGGTGGAAGTATGA
- a CDS encoding branched-chain amino acid ABC transporter substrate-binding protein, which translates to MKFAITRALFCASMTGLFTLTASAAEVTVKIGHSGPLTGAQSVSGKDNERGVRLAIEELNASKFRIGPDIVKFELLSEDDQGDPKQGVSAAQKLIDAGVKAVIGHYNSGVSIPASKLYNDAQVPMITGASSNPKLTQQGFPYVFRLAASDNTMGSMMARFGAGFLKAKKVAVIDDRTSYGTGVADVFISRANELKMQVVGREFTTDKSTDFMSILTKVKALKPEVIFFGGYYPQGGLMARQMKQLEMNIPLLGGDGLCAKDIITLSGGAVEGKLFCAQGGTSLDMLPNGTAFRERFKKAFGTDIDVYAPAFYVATLTVAEAMKQAESTDPKKFVPVLAKSKFTSLLGDVKFDSTGDWEGAPVTVYEVVGGKLEPIRR; encoded by the coding sequence ATGAAATTTGCGATCACTAGGGCATTATTTTGTGCATCTATGACCGGACTTTTTACGCTCACGGCGTCGGCCGCAGAGGTAACGGTAAAGATTGGACATAGCGGGCCACTTACAGGCGCGCAAAGCGTAAGTGGCAAGGACAACGAGCGAGGCGTACGTCTTGCAATTGAAGAGCTTAATGCCTCTAAGTTCCGTATTGGTCCTGATATTGTTAAATTTGAGCTTCTTTCGGAAGATGATCAAGGCGATCCGAAGCAAGGGGTATCAGCTGCTCAAAAGCTGATCGACGCAGGTGTAAAAGCGGTGATTGGCCACTACAATTCCGGTGTTTCGATTCCGGCTTCCAAGCTATACAACGACGCGCAGGTGCCAATGATTACCGGAGCGTCCTCGAATCCGAAGTTGACGCAACAAGGTTTCCCCTACGTATTTCGTTTAGCTGCAAGTGATAATACGATGGGGTCGATGATGGCTCGATTTGGCGCCGGATTTCTGAAGGCGAAAAAAGTCGCCGTGATTGACGACCGTACGAGCTATGGCACCGGGGTCGCGGATGTATTCATCAGCCGGGCCAATGAGTTAAAGATGCAGGTCGTGGGCCGTGAGTTTACCACTGATAAATCCACTGACTTTATGTCAATACTGACTAAAGTGAAGGCTTTGAAGCCTGAAGTAATTTTCTTCGGTGGATATTATCCCCAGGGCGGCTTGATGGCGCGACAGATGAAACAGCTGGAGATGAATATTCCTCTGCTTGGCGGTGATGGACTGTGTGCAAAGGACATTATTACTCTCTCCGGTGGTGCGGTTGAAGGAAAGTTATTCTGTGCACAAGGGGGTACCTCGCTAGACATGCTCCCCAATGGAACTGCATTTCGTGAGCGGTTTAAAAAGGCCTTTGGGACAGATATCGACGTGTACGCTCCGGCATTCTATGTCGCGACTCTTACCGTGGCTGAAGCAATGAAACAGGCCGAGTCGACCGATCCGAAGAAATTTGTTCCAGTGCTCGCGAAGTCAAAGTTTACCAGCTTACTCGGGGACGTAAAGTTTGATAGCACAGGGGATTGGGAAGGCGCGCCGGTAACGGTCTACGAAGTTGTGGGTGGGAAGCTCGAACCTATTCGTCGCTAG
- a CDS encoding TetR/AcrR family transcriptional regulator produces the protein MLKSAENRSPEVAPRGQARKGTLTRKAIIEAALQVANRDGLEALSFGTLAERLHMSKAGVFVHFGSIQALQTETLKQYCLRFVENVVLPSLAVPRGLPRLEAMFSRWVCHVTEHRGNGCLYISHATEYDIRSGSVLHALRNEAILLRKTVEGTIQRAVEEGHLRKDTDVKQFAFEMSALIFALHHDTWFMRDCQSRKRAERAFIKLLDGYRPPPDLSRPQTVIAQISSSSECQV, from the coding sequence ATGTTGAAGAGCGCCGAAAACAGGTCGCCTGAAGTGGCGCCTAGGGGTCAAGCACGCAAGGGAACATTGACGCGCAAGGCGATCATCGAAGCGGCGTTGCAGGTCGCCAATCGCGATGGTCTGGAAGCACTCAGCTTCGGGACGCTGGCCGAACGCCTGCACATGAGCAAGGCTGGCGTGTTTGTGCATTTCGGTTCCATCCAGGCCTTGCAGACCGAAACGCTCAAGCAGTATTGCCTGCGCTTCGTGGAAAACGTCGTACTCCCCAGCCTGGCTGTCCCGCGTGGGCTTCCGCGCCTGGAAGCGATGTTTTCCCGCTGGGTCTGTCATGTGACGGAACATCGTGGCAATGGTTGCCTGTATATCAGCCATGCGACCGAATACGACATACGCTCCGGGTCCGTACTTCACGCATTGCGTAACGAGGCAATCCTATTGCGCAAGACGGTGGAAGGTACCATTCAGCGCGCGGTCGAGGAAGGACATCTGCGCAAAGACACCGATGTGAAACAGTTTGCATTTGAAATGTCAGCACTGATATTTGCGCTGCACCATGACACCTGGTTCATGCGCGACTGCCAGAGCAGAAAACGGGCTGAGCGTGCATTCATCAAACTGCTGGATGGATATCGCCCACCACCGGATTTGTCTAGACCTCAAACTGTAATAGCTCAGATTTCATCATCCAGTGAATGTCAGGTTTAA
- a CDS encoding sigma-54 interaction domain-containing protein, which translates to MDRAGFLQHAFSATLSSDALWAATRNYMLRSHQCAGFLVLSRELTVLDSNVSKLGVDAFSKSRTGADLTTLPESLLDNLKKIFHEDPKRAREDTGIEFVALDLKFHIRTIAINNQTVGAFIWITQVKTGNATADDVIHFAASTLEILTSKFSVEQEKTWLIKEQQAIVDHITDGLLVIERSGVVRFMNATAGRILNLVPKKSIGQRFSDLLDFEPIIHPIFESGVGYVDRELIIDSPRRHLHLIDTAVPIKNAQGQVVSIVNSFREIHRVRKIADRLQGNHARYTFESLIGSSESLQDATAAAHKAARGFANVLLNGESGVGKEVFAQAIHNGSSRVDGPFIAINCAALPRDLIESELFGYTSGSFTGARKEGRPGKFESATGGTIFLDEISELPLDVQAKLLRVLQEREVVRIGDTRGIPIDVRIISACNRDLRQLVQTKEFREDLFYRFNVIAITIPPLRKRQGDIAVLANHFLTKYAALLGKRTYRFQPSVLEKMMKYEWPGNVRELENCVERIVNLCDEEEVSDIYFSELDVAHALPESRQSGTLKSLRDAERDAIEAMLQACNCNITESARRLGISKPTLYAKIREHGVIVERAIR; encoded by the coding sequence ATGGATCGTGCAGGATTTTTGCAACATGCTTTCAGCGCGACTCTCAGCAGCGATGCGTTATGGGCAGCAACCCGTAACTACATGTTGCGTAGCCATCAGTGTGCAGGCTTTCTAGTCCTGTCGCGAGAGTTGACTGTACTTGATAGTAACGTCTCAAAGCTGGGTGTCGATGCTTTTTCCAAATCGCGTACTGGCGCAGATTTAACAACTCTTCCCGAATCATTACTTGATAATCTTAAAAAGATATTTCATGAAGATCCTAAGAGGGCGCGAGAAGATACAGGCATCGAGTTCGTAGCACTCGACTTAAAATTTCACATCCGCACTATCGCAATCAATAACCAAACTGTCGGAGCCTTTATTTGGATTACCCAGGTAAAGACCGGCAATGCGACTGCGGATGATGTTATTCATTTTGCAGCGAGCACACTTGAGATCCTCACGTCAAAATTTTCGGTAGAGCAAGAGAAGACATGGCTTATCAAAGAGCAGCAAGCAATCGTTGACCATATCACTGATGGTTTGCTTGTAATAGAGCGGTCCGGCGTAGTTCGATTCATGAATGCCACGGCTGGAAGAATTCTTAATTTGGTACCGAAGAAGAGCATTGGACAGCGTTTTTCGGATCTGTTGGACTTTGAACCGATCATTCATCCGATCTTCGAATCCGGCGTCGGCTATGTTGATCGTGAACTGATCATTGACTCGCCAAGGCGGCACTTGCATCTGATTGACACTGCAGTGCCAATTAAAAATGCGCAGGGGCAAGTTGTTTCAATCGTAAATTCGTTTCGCGAGATTCACCGTGTCCGGAAGATTGCCGACCGCTTACAAGGCAACCACGCGCGTTATACGTTCGAAAGCTTAATTGGCAGTTCTGAATCGCTGCAAGACGCAACAGCCGCAGCGCACAAGGCCGCGCGTGGTTTTGCCAATGTGTTACTTAACGGCGAAAGTGGGGTTGGTAAAGAGGTTTTTGCTCAAGCTATACATAACGGTAGTTCTCGGGTCGACGGGCCCTTCATTGCAATTAACTGCGCAGCCCTACCAAGAGATCTCATCGAAAGTGAGCTCTTTGGCTATACGTCCGGGAGTTTTACGGGTGCCAGAAAAGAAGGTCGTCCCGGAAAATTTGAATCCGCCACTGGCGGAACAATTTTTTTGGACGAAATTTCCGAGCTTCCGCTGGATGTCCAGGCAAAATTGTTGCGGGTACTTCAAGAACGGGAAGTGGTTCGTATTGGCGATACTCGAGGTATCCCCATCGACGTACGCATCATTTCTGCATGTAATCGCGATTTGCGTCAGCTTGTTCAGACCAAGGAATTTCGTGAAGACTTGTTCTATCGCTTCAATGTGATTGCGATCACTATTCCTCCCCTTAGGAAGAGACAAGGTGATATTGCTGTTTTGGCGAACCATTTTCTTACCAAGTACGCCGCCTTGTTAGGCAAGCGGACGTATCGGTTTCAGCCATCTGTATTAGAAAAAATGATGAAATACGAGTGGCCAGGAAACGTGCGCGAACTGGAGAATTGTGTTGAGCGCATAGTTAACCTGTGTGACGAAGAAGAAGTATCTGACATATATTTCTCAGAACTCGATGTCGCGCATGCTTTGCCGGAAAGCCGGCAAAGCGGCACGCTTAAATCATTGCGCGACGCAGAGCGCGACGCAATTGAGGCGATGCTGCAAGCCTGTAACTGCAACATTACAGAATCCGCACGCAGGTTGGGAATTTCAAAACCTACGTTGTACGCGAAGATTCGCGAACACGGTGTAATCGTCGAACGTGCCATACGCTAG
- a CDS encoding HAD family hydrolase has product MDIRAITFDYFGTLVDVDKGGIIGMEKVLNRIGIKPSKGIDEIYLDWDINNVRLYRGEKYQRYRDVAQRALVTTLDAIAPGISKQIELPFLTDLFLSNLVEEAPPHPEVPAVLAWMASRYPLMPITNMDTDLWQRSQLTQYFEHVTSAEMAKAYKPSSDIFKLALQRLAVPAENVLHCSLASWADIDGAKPLGMNVAWINRGRDVLGTWQPRPDFEYHDLSSVRILLENEVPSALKL; this is encoded by the coding sequence ATGGATATTAGAGCAATCACTTTTGACTATTTCGGGACCTTGGTCGATGTCGACAAAGGCGGCATTATAGGCATGGAGAAGGTACTCAATCGCATTGGTATAAAGCCGTCGAAGGGTATAGACGAGATTTACCTTGATTGGGACATTAACAATGTCCGGCTTTACCGTGGTGAAAAATATCAACGATATCGTGACGTAGCTCAGCGTGCGCTGGTGACGACGTTGGACGCTATCGCGCCCGGCATTTCGAAGCAGATTGAGCTGCCGTTTCTTACCGATCTTTTTCTTAGTAACCTTGTAGAAGAGGCGCCACCACACCCGGAGGTGCCGGCAGTCCTGGCATGGATGGCGAGTAGGTATCCCCTAATGCCTATTACAAACATGGATACGGATCTGTGGCAGCGAAGTCAATTAACTCAGTACTTCGAACACGTGACCTCTGCTGAAATGGCCAAGGCATACAAACCCTCTTCAGATATTTTCAAGCTTGCCCTTCAGCGTCTCGCAGTACCGGCTGAAAATGTGCTGCATTGCTCACTTGCCTCATGGGCGGATATTGATGGAGCAAAGCCACTTGGGATGAATGTGGCATGGATTAATCGTGGTCGTGACGTCTTGGGGACGTGGCAGCCAAGGCCTGACTTTGAATATCACGATTTATCCAGTGTCCGGATTTTGCTGGAAAACGAAGTGCCGTCCGCACTAAAACTTTGA
- a CDS encoding enoyl-CoA hydratase/isomerase family protein codes for MSYANYKVVGQVGVVTLNRPERLNAIGTQLLEDLHVALQRAQSDRATSAIVLHGAGRAFCAGDDLKDFAEQAKDLESIASHVERIQRITRDLMFGEKPVIGAIHGFAVGGGFEWLLNCDLVIATEDLVCFFPEMDWGQFVTGGVTYLLPMAVGYQKAMELWLLGERQSSDTLQKLGIVNWIVSKDQLLTKAMSVAEAVSTKSAMSVGRLKKLLTTQLQGQLANSLVLEHRATVDCFGSPDAAERVKKFGKN; via the coding sequence ATGAGTTATGCAAATTACAAAGTTGTGGGTCAGGTAGGAGTAGTGACCCTTAACCGGCCGGAGCGTCTCAATGCAATTGGCACTCAATTACTTGAGGATCTCCATGTTGCCTTGCAGCGCGCGCAATCCGACCGTGCCACAAGTGCAATTGTGTTGCATGGTGCAGGTCGTGCTTTCTGCGCGGGAGATGACCTCAAAGACTTTGCGGAACAAGCCAAAGACCTTGAAAGCATTGCTAGTCACGTGGAAAGGATTCAACGCATTACTCGTGATCTCATGTTTGGAGAAAAGCCTGTGATTGGTGCCATTCACGGATTCGCAGTAGGCGGCGGTTTTGAATGGTTACTTAACTGTGACCTTGTGATCGCCACTGAGGATTTGGTATGTTTTTTCCCGGAGATGGATTGGGGGCAGTTCGTAACAGGAGGCGTAACCTATCTTCTTCCTATGGCCGTTGGTTATCAGAAGGCAATGGAATTGTGGCTCCTCGGAGAGCGACAGAGCAGTGACACACTTCAAAAACTTGGAATAGTTAACTGGATCGTCTCAAAAGACCAGTTGCTAACGAAGGCTATGTCTGTCGCGGAAGCTGTCTCTACGAAGTCAGCGATGTCAGTGGGGCGACTTAAAAAACTACTTACTACCCAGTTGCAGGGACAGCTAGCAAACTCGCTTGTTCTCGAGCATAGGGCAACAGTCGATTGCTTTGGATCACCGGACGCAGCAGAGCGAGTTAAAAAATTCGGGAAAAACTAG